Below is a window of Nocardioides oleivorans DNA.
CGTACTCGATGCCGAGCACGACCCAGTCGTCGTCGAGCTGCCACAGCAGGCGGGGCGCCGGGACGGAGCGGGGGAGGGCGGCGAGCTTGCGCGCCTCCTCGCGGTAGGAGTCGGCGAACATCTTCTGTGCCTTGACCGACGCGGCCTTCACGAAGTGTCGCGACCCGTCCTTGCAGACCAGCACGGAGGCGAAGCCCGGGGTGAACCCGCTCGTCTGGGAGATCGCCGACACCACCGGGGAGCCGCACTTGCGCTCGATGTACGCGCGCAGGTTCGGCGGGAGGAAGGCCCACTCGAGCCGGCGCGCGGTCTTGCCGTGGGGTGCGGGGTAGGAGGCGAGCGGCTGGCGGGGCATGGCGCAATCCTTCCCCACGCGGCCTCGCGCCGACGACGGGATATCGGGTGGAGGCGGGTGACGGCGCACAGGGACACTGGTGCCATGCCCGAGCTCGTGCTGCCCACCGCCGATGTCCGAGCCTCCTTCCTCGAGGCGATGGACGAGTTCGTCGCCGAAGGGGTCGATCGCAGCCAGACGGCGGCCTGGATCGACGTGCACGCGCCGGGGTGGACCGAGCCGGAGCGGTTCGAGGCGTTCGTCGAGGCGGTGAGGGCCGACGCGAGGCCCGACAGCCCGCGCCCCGACTGGCACGTGCCGTGCACGACGCTGTGGTGGATCGACGGCACGGACTACCTCGGACGGCTGGCCATCCGTCACGTCCTCAACGACTTCCTGCTCGACGTCGGCGGGCACATCGGCTACGACGTGCGCCCCACCCGTCGCCGCGAGGGCCACGCGACCGCCATGCTCCGGGCGGCGCTGCCGTGGGCCGCGCAGCTCGGGATCGACCCGGCGCTGGTCACCTGCGACGTCGACAACCACGGGTCGACCAAGGTCATCGAGGCGGCCGGCGGCGAGCTCGAGGACGTGCGCGGGGTCAAGCGCCGCTACTGGGTACCCACTTCGGGATAGGCCGCCGGCGGGGGCCCGTGGACATCCATTGACAGTGCTGCCGGGCGAGCGGAAGGTGATGTATGTCACACCTGCGCTCGGGCAGGTTCCCGTCCGGGCTCGGCTCCTCCGACCCCCGGGAGACACCCCATGGCGCGCACCGAACGCCGCACCCTCGCCGTCGTCGCATCCGTCGGCCTCACCCTCGCCCTCGCCACGGGGGCGCTCGCCGCGCGCGGCCTGAGCGACGACGAGGAGGCGCTCGCGCCGACCCGAGGCAGGCCCAGCGCGGGCATCGAGCGCAAGGTCGACGCGCTGCTGGCCCGGATGACGACGAAGGAGAAGCTGCAGCAGGTGCAGCTGCTCTCCGA
It encodes the following:
- a CDS encoding GNAT family N-acetyltransferase; amino-acid sequence: MPELVLPTADVRASFLEAMDEFVAEGVDRSQTAAWIDVHAPGWTEPERFEAFVEAVRADARPDSPRPDWHVPCTTLWWIDGTDYLGRLAIRHVLNDFLLDVGGHIGYDVRPTRRREGHATAMLRAALPWAAQLGIDPALVTCDVDNHGSTKVIEAAGGELEDVRGVKRRYWVPTSG